Proteins found in one Mucilaginibacter gracilis genomic segment:
- a CDS encoding helix-turn-helix transcriptional regulator, with product MSINKNTRLIDLTVADLMVVIKDCMTGFIQVDPIVIEDDEIGGYEIAETVTGYSRQTLYQLKSAGKLPHVALPGGGIRFSKKMLINWLLSHQKLTNQEIQEKAETLKLKRKLRRKYCLLRLFR from the coding sequence ATGAGTATAAATAAAAACACGCGTTTGATTGACCTGACCGTTGCCGATTTAATGGTCGTTATCAAAGACTGTATGACAGGTTTCATCCAGGTTGATCCAATAGTAATCGAAGACGACGAAATTGGAGGATATGAGATCGCAGAAACCGTAACGGGATATTCTCGCCAAACGCTTTATCAGCTGAAATCTGCTGGAAAATTGCCTCATGTAGCTTTACCTGGAGGAGGTATCAGGTTTTCGAAAAAGATGCTAATAAATTGGTTACTATCCCACCAAAAGCTTACAAATCAAGAAATACAGGAGAAAGCGGAAACCTTGAAACTTAAGCGCAAGTTGCGAAGAAAATATTGCCTGTTGCGACTATTCAGATAG
- a CDS encoding Fic family protein, with protein MAYKVNPDRNVPWNTLPELPIDKQLYEDVEIYSQLGNAKAALGRLQGRSIVIPNQGLLINSISLQEAKASSAIENIFTTDDELYQAYSEEQISQLNGPSKEVLYYREALWEGYTYLNQEQVFDENYFVKMYRIVSQFNDGIRTPIAQIVIKEGGTGPNAGKVSYTPPRGKGVVEAKLRNLIEFLNDDKTYQMDPLLKMAIGHLQFEAIHPFRDGNGRTGRIFNIHYLTKKGLLDYPILFLSRYIIDHKEDYYAGLAGVTQRGSWKNWLLYMLKAVEVTSNITYDKINDIVSAKDAILKAIIEDTDIARPESLVNAIFTQPYTRVKHLVGGNIYAENTARKYLDQLTDMGVLEKRVIGKGNYYLNLELYRILSE; from the coding sequence ATGGCATATAAAGTGAATCCCGACCGAAACGTTCCCTGGAATACTTTACCAGAACTACCAATTGACAAACAACTTTATGAAGATGTGGAAATTTACAGTCAATTGGGTAATGCCAAAGCTGCGTTAGGCCGCTTACAGGGCCGGAGTATCGTCATTCCAAACCAAGGGCTGCTTATAAACTCTATCAGTTTACAGGAAGCGAAAGCATCCAGTGCAATAGAAAACATCTTTACAACTGATGATGAATTGTATCAGGCATATAGTGAAGAACAGATTAGTCAATTAAATGGTCCGTCTAAAGAAGTGCTATATTATCGTGAAGCGTTATGGGAAGGGTATACCTACTTGAATCAAGAACAGGTTTTTGATGAGAATTACTTCGTGAAAATGTATCGTATCGTCAGCCAGTTCAATGATGGTATAAGAACACCCATCGCCCAGATTGTAATCAAGGAAGGCGGCACCGGGCCAAATGCCGGTAAAGTCTCCTATACACCACCAAGAGGCAAAGGCGTGGTCGAAGCTAAGCTCCGTAACCTTATAGAGTTTTTGAACGACGATAAAACTTATCAGATGGACCCTTTACTCAAAATGGCCATTGGTCATTTACAATTTGAGGCAATACACCCTTTCCGTGACGGCAACGGCCGTACCGGCAGGATCTTCAACATTCATTACCTGACCAAAAAAGGTCTGTTGGATTATCCGATTCTCTTTTTAAGCCGTTATATCATCGATCATAAAGAGGATTATTATGCGGGACTTGCAGGCGTAACCCAGAGAGGGAGTTGGAAGAATTGGTTGTTGTATATGCTGAAAGCTGTTGAAGTTACTTCCAATATTACTTATGACAAGATCAACGATATTGTTAGTGCCAAAGATGCCATTTTAAAAGCCATCATCGAAGATACCGACATAGCACGTCCAGAATCGCTGGTCAATGCCATATTCACCCAACCTTACACTAGGGTAAAGCACCTCGTTGGCGGCAATATTTATGCGGAAAATACCGCCAGAAAATATCTTGACCAGTTAACGGATATGGGTGTTTTAGAAAAGAGAGTAATTGGAAAAGGCAACTATTACTTAAACTTGGAACTTTACAGGATACTATCTGAATAG
- a CDS encoding IS630 family transposase produces the protein MANTRIAAKKQMFIGRMILNGTSNIRQASRQLGISRNTVKCYKKKYSSFVDSCPVKGGHQDSSIPVFKIEYPANNRYKELINALPLLTEAGKLISAKDIWLSYLAIYPNGYGRSAFNLHFSKWAKDSKVTLRNYSQVSDIPTEDLKILKRWRNSSDRRKWERAVVIMESFNGTSAVDISNKVDRGADKVSDWIRDYKVKGIKGLEKQPRRANQAVMNGIKDKRDNLVRLIHESPKLHGINRTSWFLADLSATYQKVYGVYISGSTISNYLKKEGFVYRKAREVLTSPDPDFREKMDKITGILQNLGSKEKFFSVDEFGPFAVKMKGGRSLVKKGERKTFPQIQKSKGWTICTAALELSQNQITHFFSQKKDTDEMIKLIDLLMIKYQKEEKLYFSWDAASWHASKKLVKHIEQLNSESYRQEYKTPIVELAPLPASAQFLNVIESVFSGLAKSIIHNSDYSCLDECKAAITLYFKTRNDYFTKNPQKAGNKIWGREIVAPIFKDSHNCKDPKCR, from the coding sequence ATGGCAAATACAAGGATCGCAGCAAAAAAACAAATGTTTATCGGCCGTATGATTTTAAATGGAACGAGCAATATCAGACAAGCTTCCAGACAATTGGGTATTTCCCGGAACACCGTGAAATGTTATAAAAAAAAATATAGCTCATTTGTTGATAGTTGTCCCGTTAAAGGGGGGCATCAGGATTCCAGCATTCCTGTTTTCAAAATTGAATATCCGGCAAATAACAGGTATAAGGAATTGATCAATGCTTTACCATTATTAACGGAAGCAGGCAAGCTCATCAGCGCAAAAGACATATGGCTAAGTTATTTGGCGATTTATCCAAATGGTTATGGTCGCTCTGCATTCAACTTGCATTTTTCGAAATGGGCAAAAGACAGCAAAGTAACCCTTCGTAATTATTCCCAAGTATCCGACATTCCTACTGAAGATCTGAAGATATTAAAACGGTGGCGTAATTCCTCAGATAGACGCAAATGGGAACGGGCGGTAGTTATTATGGAGTCTTTTAATGGCACATCAGCAGTTGATATTTCTAATAAGGTAGATCGCGGTGCCGATAAGGTGTCAGACTGGATCAGGGACTATAAAGTGAAAGGTATAAAAGGGTTAGAAAAGCAACCCCGGCGGGCGAATCAGGCTGTAATGAACGGAATCAAGGATAAGCGCGACAATTTAGTAAGGTTAATTCATGAATCTCCCAAATTACACGGGATCAACCGGACGTCCTGGTTTCTGGCAGATTTATCAGCTACTTATCAAAAAGTTTATGGAGTTTACATATCCGGCTCAACCATATCGAATTACCTTAAAAAAGAGGGTTTTGTTTACCGTAAGGCGAGGGAAGTACTGACCAGTCCCGACCCTGACTTCCGGGAAAAGATGGACAAGATTACCGGTATCCTGCAAAATCTTGGATCAAAGGAGAAATTTTTCTCAGTAGATGAGTTCGGTCCTTTCGCAGTAAAAATGAAAGGAGGACGGTCACTGGTCAAGAAGGGCGAAAGAAAAACGTTTCCGCAGATTCAAAAAAGTAAAGGCTGGACTATTTGTACCGCGGCTTTGGAATTATCACAAAACCAGATCACGCATTTCTTTTCACAAAAAAAAGACACAGATGAAATGATCAAACTCATAGACCTGCTAATGATTAAATATCAAAAAGAGGAAAAACTTTACTTTTCATGGGACGCGGCATCCTGGCATGCTTCCAAGAAACTGGTAAAGCATATCGAACAATTGAACAGCGAAAGCTACCGGCAGGAATATAAAACTCCAATCGTGGAACTGGCACCGCTACCAGCTTCTGCACAATTCTTAAATGTAATCGAATCGGTATTTAGCGGGTTAGCTAAATCAATTATTCATAATAGCGACTATAGTTGTCTTGACGAGTGCAAGGCAGCCATTACCTTATATTTTAAAACAAGAAACGATTATTTTACAAAAAACCCTCAAAAAGCGGGTAATAAAATATGGGGCAGAGAGATAGTTGCCCCTATTTTCAAAGACAGCCATAATTGCAAAGATCCCAAATGCCGGTAA
- a CDS encoding C25 family cysteine peptidase, producing MAKKLILSIKSKLLTKYTSSINALEAVLHSLIASDQQRGITSILIYIDQPTAASDYGFPVMTTVSDTACKQVIDSLFRTQQPDYIVLFGADDVFPFFLLDNHLHTIDKDVDQTVPSDYPYACDAPASRDATTYTNPIRVIGRIPDLPGIADLAYVQGLVNDIIQFRSAAQSDYQSYFAISAAKWINSSLRTAQNIFNDSDSVLPSPPQTSNFQPQDLQPLSHYFNCHGRLNAPDFLGELNGNTPVCLSPANLNGNIRKGTVVVAECCYGAQLLNPLNFGISVASNYLKNHAIAFMGSTTMSFGMINDQDQADLLSQYFFKNVMNGASTGRALLAAKIFFLKERTPNPVSFKTLAQFTLLGDPSVQPVAAPVTTGMLSTLSNRRLELISSGLNLGVTVPRPVKVSENIRFRPPAAMRAVLKQLFMTKAEHEMIFDVENSIADTIFATQALPTGISPAASQKVRFRVYQQKEQEGVLPSVRLVVIKEAAGEILGYKEYVSH from the coding sequence ATGGCGAAAAAATTGATCCTTTCCATTAAATCCAAGCTGTTAACCAAATATACAAGTTCTATCAACGCCCTGGAGGCAGTCTTGCACAGCCTGATCGCTAGCGATCAGCAAAGAGGCATCACCTCTATACTGATCTATATCGATCAACCAACAGCTGCAAGCGACTACGGATTCCCGGTGATGACTACGGTATCAGATACGGCCTGCAAGCAAGTGATCGATTCTTTATTCAGGACACAGCAGCCAGATTATATTGTACTTTTTGGTGCGGACGACGTATTTCCGTTTTTTCTGCTGGATAATCACCTGCATACGATCGATAAAGATGTGGACCAAACCGTTCCTTCGGACTACCCCTACGCCTGTGACGCGCCGGCCAGCCGTGATGCCACCACTTATACGAATCCCATACGGGTTATCGGCCGCATCCCCGATCTTCCGGGTATCGCAGACCTGGCCTACGTACAGGGCTTAGTGAATGATATTATTCAATTCCGGTCGGCCGCCCAATCGGATTATCAATCCTATTTCGCAATTTCCGCTGCTAAATGGATCAATTCCAGTTTGCGTACCGCGCAAAATATATTTAACGACTCAGATAGCGTTCTGCCCTCACCGCCCCAGACCTCCAATTTTCAGCCTCAGGACCTGCAACCATTGAGCCATTACTTTAATTGCCACGGAAGGCTGAACGCACCCGATTTCCTGGGAGAGCTTAACGGCAACACGCCCGTATGTTTAAGCCCGGCAAACCTGAACGGCAACATCAGAAAAGGCACCGTTGTCGTTGCAGAATGCTGTTATGGGGCGCAGTTACTGAATCCACTCAACTTTGGAATAAGTGTGGCTAGCAATTATCTAAAAAACCATGCGATCGCTTTTATGGGCAGTACCACGATGTCTTTCGGCATGATCAATGACCAAGATCAGGCCGATCTGTTAAGTCAATATTTCTTTAAAAATGTGATGAACGGAGCTTCCACCGGCCGGGCGCTGCTGGCGGCTAAAATATTTTTCCTCAAAGAGCGTACCCCAAACCCAGTAAGCTTCAAAACACTTGCCCAGTTTACCTTGCTTGGCGATCCGTCGGTTCAGCCGGTAGCTGCACCAGTTACTACAGGTATGCTCAGCACGTTAAGTAACCGTAGACTCGAACTCATCAGTAGTGGACTTAATCTCGGTGTTACAGTTCCCCGGCCGGTCAAAGTATCTGAGAATATACGCTTCAGACCGCCGGCTGCCATGCGTGCTGTGCTGAAGCAGCTTTTCATGACTAAAGCCGAACATGAAATGATCTTTGACGTGGAAAATTCAATTGCGGACACCATATTTGCTACCCAGGCCTTGCCGACCGGAATCTCTCCTGCTGCTAGTCAGAAGGTACGTTTCCGGGTTTATCAGCAAAAAGAACAGGAAGGCGTGTTGCCCTCTGTCAGACTGGTCGTTATAAAAGAAGCAGCGGGTGAGATACTGGGTTATAAAGAATACGTCAGTCATTAA
- a CDS encoding collagen binding domain-containing protein: protein MKLISKVYLLLLVLLCFFALTCKKSPDPATTFFNGTARIKGAIYVRNFFTNTDDSAKAVTVTFYKSGNPAVKYVRQLTDGSFDISGLTGGDYFADAQYNFKPAAATKGILFKAHQPFTLADGEFNPELDIRLLPDSTATPTLQLLVKDAKGGAISNAQVCLYADVNSLAANRGTCGGSLKNGTTNSSGIVVFEGLQQISYYASVSFSNGNTILSNSVNDIRAIKIASTSKLNIDSISLTPQGNSLTLLVQDQGNANVVGANVCLYSDATLLVKYRGKCTGSLMNGVTNGQGLITFSGLQNIPYYASVYQLAGTDTLSNKGNDLSNPITPQAGTLVTITIKLVKQVPVVSTSLRVTVTDAFLGLMANTSVCLYTDTTLLVKYRGQCSGSLKSGVTDVNGILTFDNLQPITYYLSAYKVAGKDSLNNKGTDTGTPVKLSANTLKDITVIIKK from the coding sequence ATGAAATTAATCAGCAAAGTTTATCTCCTGCTTTTAGTGCTCTTGTGTTTTTTTGCACTGACCTGTAAAAAAAGCCCCGATCCGGCAACCACTTTCTTTAACGGCACAGCTCGTATCAAAGGCGCAATTTATGTCCGGAATTTTTTTACAAATACGGATGATTCGGCTAAGGCCGTAACCGTTACCTTCTATAAATCCGGTAACCCGGCCGTCAAATATGTCCGGCAATTAACAGACGGGTCTTTTGATATCAGTGGGCTGACCGGCGGCGATTATTTCGCGGACGCACAGTACAATTTTAAGCCAGCCGCAGCAACCAAGGGCATTTTGTTCAAAGCGCATCAGCCCTTTACGCTGGCTGATGGCGAATTTAATCCGGAACTGGATATCCGGCTGTTACCGGATTCCACAGCAACGCCGACTTTGCAGTTGCTGGTCAAGGATGCCAAAGGCGGTGCGATTAGTAATGCCCAGGTTTGTCTGTATGCTGATGTCAACAGCTTAGCTGCCAACAGGGGAACCTGTGGGGGCAGCCTGAAAAATGGAACGACTAACAGCAGTGGTATCGTGGTCTTTGAGGGACTTCAGCAGATCAGTTATTATGCCTCTGTGTCTTTTTCTAACGGAAATACGATATTATCCAACAGTGTCAATGATATACGGGCCATTAAGATCGCCAGCACCAGCAAACTTAATATCGATTCCATCAGTCTGACCCCGCAAGGTAATTCTTTGACCTTATTGGTACAGGACCAAGGTAATGCCAATGTCGTGGGTGCGAATGTTTGTCTTTACAGCGATGCGACCCTGCTGGTTAAGTACAGAGGCAAGTGTACCGGCAGCCTGATGAACGGTGTTACCAACGGTCAGGGACTAATCACCTTCAGCGGATTACAGAATATTCCTTATTATGCTAGTGTATATCAACTGGCGGGCACAGATACGCTGTCGAATAAAGGCAATGACCTCAGCAATCCAATTACGCCGCAGGCCGGCACGTTGGTAACAATCACAATTAAACTGGTCAAACAGGTGCCGGTTGTGTCCACTTCTTTGAGAGTGACCGTGACCGACGCGTTTTTAGGACTGATGGCTAATACTTCAGTTTGTCTTTATACGGATACGACGCTGCTGGTGAAATACCGGGGTCAGTGTTCGGGGAGCTTAAAGAGCGGCGTAACCGATGTTAACGGAATATTGACCTTCGATAATTTGCAACCGATAACTTACTATCTATCCGCTTACAAGGTTGCAGGCAAGGATAGCCTGAACAACAAAGGCACAGATACAGGCACGCCGGTTAAACTGTCTGCCAATACCTTAAAAGATATTACGGTGATTATTAAGAAGTGA
- a CDS encoding esterase-like activity of phytase family protein yields the protein MKKSFTFLFLAHVVLLLLTGVSSSFAQQAPEKIDLKDSVFSQALQISAMAVFKGDRYMAAEKCKLILMLDKDWNKTDVIDLNQGILEGKPVEIEGMAVYKGHLLLTDEHAPAIYSMDLHNRKLTTVSTDQEKRLGKDTGDFGLEGIAVDEENGICYLLKERNKDFQSEIRVFRIVIDAGSISLKYLRNILVDQEKLNKAPEGNTRYSDIYFDPAGKILYCLRSYYDRAEPSKSKYGVDAIAASDYTKIPASAIDANKILYKDLSTKVATGYPGFNNNLEGMAIQDKKLYLVSDNFFGDRCCCDLLGQGKTLLLSVQQ from the coding sequence ATGAAAAAGTCCTTTACTTTTTTATTCCTCGCGCATGTTGTACTGTTACTGCTAACAGGCGTGTCATCGTCTTTTGCCCAGCAAGCCCCCGAAAAGATCGATCTTAAAGATTCTGTTTTCAGCCAGGCCCTTCAGATTTCGGCAATGGCGGTCTTTAAAGGTGACCGTTACATGGCTGCGGAAAAATGTAAGCTAATACTGATGCTGGATAAGGATTGGAATAAAACAGATGTCATCGATCTGAACCAGGGCATACTGGAAGGCAAGCCGGTGGAAATTGAGGGCATGGCCGTTTACAAAGGCCATTTGCTTCTTACGGATGAACATGCTCCGGCTATCTATAGTATGGACCTTCATAACCGGAAGCTGACGACCGTATCTACCGATCAGGAAAAACGACTTGGGAAAGACACCGGGGATTTTGGACTGGAAGGTATTGCAGTTGATGAAGAAAACGGGATATGTTACCTGCTTAAGGAAAGAAATAAAGACTTTCAAAGTGAAATCCGGGTTTTCCGTATCGTTATTGACGCGGGCTCAATTTCCCTGAAATATCTCCGGAATATTTTGGTTGACCAGGAAAAACTGAATAAAGCACCGGAAGGGAATACCCGTTATTCCGATATCTATTTTGACCCTGCCGGTAAAATTCTTTACTGCCTGCGATCCTATTATGACCGGGCCGAACCCAGCAAAAGCAAGTATGGGGTTGATGCTATCGCCGCCAGCGACTATACTAAAATACCTGCCTCTGCAATCGATGCCAACAAAATATTATACAAAGACTTAAGCACCAAGGTAGCCACAGGTTATCCTGGTTTTAACAATAACCTGGAAGGTATGGCTATACAGGATAAGAAGCTTTACCTCGTGAGTGATAATTTTTTTGGCGACAGATGTTGCTGTGACCTCCTTGGCCAGGGCAAAACATTGCTGCTTTCCGTACAACAATAA
- a CDS encoding nucleoside phosphorylase-I family protein, giving the protein MTKDPLIIYFHDEKKLAQKDDSEFFNNISRIGKETSIQVTNIEQFTALMNYLDPATDVYVLVHIMGDLKSKNPDKDYHGEAWGLELSKKYEHCNYYFVTTSNNKRPEIIDGRKVYVLNEFYRQAVKNKSVDFPSQTIREINKQQPANSAAGDSNDKTDVDFVILTALYYDEMEEVKSAFNITEQHRFNFGKNVGYYFVFEGNRIVATSQAQMGMVESAILSMECIYKFNPRYLIMPGVCAGEKKTEFGDIIIPNKIHLYQAGKISDDGFEKEVVDVKIDEMILERIKPVEKDIVKEIFAKIKRSKTKKEEFEKFLYKQFSTRVDPMACSTMVVDKKGFFSDNIKTVDRKMVALEMESYGVARSAEKFDNRTKAILIKCVMDKSSKKNDKAKKFAAYVSANFVKKAIEKKIFD; this is encoded by the coding sequence ATGACAAAAGACCCGCTTATAATTTATTTTCACGACGAGAAGAAACTTGCTCAAAAAGATGACAGTGAGTTTTTTAACAACATCTCAAGGATCGGAAAAGAAACGTCCATCCAGGTGACAAATATCGAGCAGTTCACCGCTTTGATGAATTATCTTGATCCGGCTACCGATGTATATGTGCTGGTTCACATCATGGGCGATCTGAAGTCCAAGAACCCAGACAAGGATTACCACGGTGAGGCATGGGGCTTGGAACTGAGCAAAAAGTATGAGCACTGTAATTATTATTTCGTTACAACCAGTAATAATAAACGGCCGGAGATTATCGATGGGCGTAAAGTGTACGTGCTAAATGAATTTTATCGTCAGGCGGTTAAGAATAAAAGTGTTGATTTCCCCTCGCAAACGATCAGGGAGATCAACAAACAACAACCAGCTAATTCTGCAGCAGGCGATAGTAATGATAAGACAGATGTCGATTTTGTGATCCTAACGGCCCTGTATTACGATGAGATGGAAGAGGTAAAATCCGCATTTAATATAACAGAACAGCACCGGTTCAACTTTGGCAAGAACGTAGGTTATTACTTTGTCTTCGAAGGAAACAGGATAGTAGCGACATCCCAGGCACAAATGGGAATGGTTGAAAGCGCTATATTGAGCATGGAATGTATTTATAAGTTTAATCCCCGCTATCTGATCATGCCAGGGGTTTGTGCGGGAGAGAAAAAAACCGAATTCGGCGATATCATTATACCTAACAAAATACATTTATATCAGGCTGGAAAGATCAGTGATGACGGGTTTGAAAAAGAGGTCGTTGATGTTAAAATCGATGAAATGATCCTGGAACGTATTAAGCCCGTGGAAAAGGATATTGTAAAGGAAATTTTTGCCAAGATCAAACGATCAAAAACGAAAAAAGAGGAATTCGAAAAATTCTTGTATAAGCAATTCAGTACCAGGGTAGATCCGATGGCTTGCTCCACTATGGTAGTAGACAAAAAAGGATTTTTTTCTGACAATATCAAAACTGTTGATAGAAAGATGGTGGCCTTGGAAATGGAAAGTTATGGAGTCGCCCGCTCTGCTGAAAAATTCGATAATAGAACAAAGGCTATCCTCATCAAATGTGTGATGGATAAATCCAGCAAAAAGAACGACAAAGCCAAGAAGTTCGCCGCTTACGTCAGCGCCAATTTTGTGAAGAAAGCAATAGAGAAAAAAATATTCGATTAA
- a CDS encoding winged helix-turn-helix transcriptional regulator, which produces MLSGKWKIRIIGSLSFGKKRFMELIANIEGIAAKMLSKELQELELNGLVKRTVLETKPITVQYELTGYGRSLKPIIDEMAVWGKQHRKNIIKEMTTS; this is translated from the coding sequence ATGCTATCCGGAAAATGGAAAATCCGAATAATTGGCTCCCTTAGTTTCGGGAAAAAGCGATTCATGGAACTCATTGCAAATATTGAGGGTATTGCAGCCAAAATGCTATCCAAAGAATTGCAGGAACTGGAGTTAAATGGATTAGTTAAGCGTACTGTCCTGGAAACAAAACCCATAACAGTTCAATATGAACTTACTGGCTACGGAAGATCGCTAAAACCAATTATTGATGAAATGGCCGTTTGGGGAAAGCAACACAGGAAAAACATCATTAAGGAAATGACCACCTCGTAG
- a CDS encoding cysteine desulfurase family protein, whose translation MNIYLDNAATTPLHPQVLEAMTPYLLNHFGNPSSNHGAGREARAALESSRKRIATLLNAEAEEIIFTSGGTEADNIAIVSAVTANRIDHVITTVFEHPAVLQTLRSLSQQYHTRISFIRHDKKGNLDLKHLEYLLMTNTRNLVSVMHANNEVGNLNDIEFIGDLCEKYGALFHTDTVQTMGHYRHDLSKLKVHFLAASAHKFHGPKGVGFLYCRKGQQLNRIIHGGGQESGARAGTENIPGIVGMAKALEIACNHIEEDSKYISQLKSSLAGNLTEILPDLRFNGNSAHPDKSLYTVLSVSLAPADIDLLHYLDSEGIAVSGGSACSGGSPSLVLKALGADPARITIRFSFSKFNTPEEIERVVEKLAAVYNSVAA comes from the coding sequence ATGAATATTTATCTCGACAATGCTGCCACCACTCCGCTCCACCCCCAGGTACTGGAAGCGATGACCCCTTACCTTTTGAATCATTTTGGAAATCCTTCTTCAAACCACGGTGCAGGAAGAGAAGCCAGGGCCGCTTTGGAAAGTTCCCGCAAGAGGATAGCCACCTTATTGAATGCAGAAGCGGAAGAGATCATTTTTACCTCAGGCGGAACCGAAGCAGATAACATCGCCATCGTTTCAGCGGTGACGGCCAACCGGATCGACCATGTGATCACCACGGTATTCGAACATCCAGCCGTTTTACAAACACTGAGATCCTTAAGTCAGCAATATCATACCCGTATCAGCTTTATCAGGCACGACAAAAAAGGCAATCTAGACCTGAAACATCTCGAATATTTGCTAATGACCAATACACGTAACCTGGTATCTGTTATGCACGCCAATAATGAAGTGGGTAACCTGAATGATATCGAATTTATCGGCGATCTCTGTGAAAAATACGGTGCTCTGTTTCATACGGATACGGTACAGACCATGGGACATTATCGGCATGATCTCAGTAAATTAAAGGTGCATTTTTTGGCGGCCTCGGCGCACAAGTTTCACGGGCCTAAGGGTGTTGGATTTTTGTATTGCCGAAAAGGGCAGCAGCTGAACCGGATCATCCATGGCGGGGGGCAGGAAAGCGGCGCACGTGCGGGTACTGAAAACATACCGGGTATTGTTGGAATGGCCAAAGCATTGGAGATCGCTTGTAACCATATCGAAGAAGACAGCAAATATATCAGCCAGTTAAAAAGCTCGCTGGCCGGCAACTTAACAGAAATATTGCCGGACCTCCGGTTCAACGGAAATTCAGCGCATCCCGATAAAAGTCTTTATACGGTTTTAAGCGTGAGCCTTGCGCCTGCAGACATTGATTTACTCCACTACCTGGATAGTGAAGGTATAGCGGTATCCGGTGGCAGCGCCTGTTCAGGTGGGTCGCCTTCCCTGGTACTCAAAGCGCTCGGGGCGGATCCTGCACGAATAACTATCCGCTTTTCATTCAGTAAATTCAATACACCTGAAGAGATCGAACGGGTGGTAGAAAAACTGGCAGCGGTTTACAATTCGGTGGCAGCCTGA
- a CDS encoding isopenicillin N synthase family dioxygenase — translation MHKTIIPIIDFQQIDNPEHQVTIARQIYHACTEHGFFYVSGHDVDDELQGELMEKSKLFFALVESEKLKIAMAKGGSAWRGFFPVNAELTSGKPDKKEGLYFGTELPDDHPKVNAGIPLHGRNLFPDYPPGFDQTVLAYVDAVTETAQLVMKGIALSLGLPANYFYSKYTSDPLILFRIFHYPTQAPKPAQWGVGEHTDYGLLTVLLQDSVGGLQVKSKGEWIDAPPIPGTFICNIGDMLDKMTGGLYRSTPHRVLNTSGQSRLSFPLFFDPGFDSKIEAITNIPDNIREQDTSQRWDKTNIHAFEGTYGEYLLQKIGKVFPGLRKEVL, via the coding sequence ATGCATAAAACAATTATCCCCATCATCGACTTCCAGCAAATAGACAACCCGGAACATCAGGTTACCATCGCCAGGCAAATCTATCATGCCTGTACCGAGCATGGTTTCTTTTATGTTTCGGGTCACGACGTGGACGATGAACTGCAAGGCGAATTGATGGAAAAAAGCAAACTCTTTTTCGCGCTCGTGGAAAGCGAAAAATTAAAGATCGCCATGGCGAAAGGCGGCAGCGCCTGGCGGGGATTTTTCCCGGTTAACGCGGAACTTACGTCTGGCAAACCTGATAAAAAAGAAGGCCTGTATTTTGGCACCGAATTGCCCGATGATCATCCCAAGGTTAATGCAGGTATACCGTTACATGGCCGAAATTTATTTCCCGACTACCCACCAGGCTTTGACCAAACCGTGTTGGCTTATGTAGATGCCGTGACCGAAACCGCACAGCTTGTTATGAAAGGAATCGCGCTCAGTTTAGGTTTGCCGGCAAATTACTTTTATTCAAAATACACCAGCGACCCGCTTATCCTTTTCCGTATTTTTCATTATCCTACCCAAGCGCCAAAGCCTGCACAATGGGGAGTCGGAGAGCATACCGACTATGGCTTACTAACGGTGTTATTACAAGATTCGGTGGGTGGGCTTCAAGTAAAAAGCAAAGGGGAATGGATCGATGCCCCACCTATACCAGGCACGTTCATCTGCAATATCGGCGATATGCTCGACAAGATGACAGGAGGGCTCTACCGGTCCACCCCGCACCGGGTATTGAACACATCAGGTCAAAGCAGGTTATCATTTCCGCTATTTTTTGATCCGGGATTTGACAGCAAGATCGAAGCGATAACTAACATCCCGGACAATATTCGGGAGCAGGATACTTCGCAGCGTTGGGACAAAACGAATATCCATGCTTTTGAAGGAACTTATGGCGAGTATCTTTTGCAAAAGATAGGTAAAGTGTTTCCCGGTTTACGCAAAGAAGTACTTTAG